The Lysinibacillus pakistanensis genome includes a window with the following:
- a CDS encoding ribonuclease H-like domain-containing protein: protein MSYENKILQMKKMLGKKTTTPVKQEKPATYQKPETPSYTERWKRAGLTVVENDFGIVFKRQVYYPFHYQHGNYKLQSFFEALAKWQEAKFEHPYALDSNEQVLFFDTETTGLKGVGTQIFLLGFLEVSDESFILTQYLLADPAHEAALLFESKLWKKTATVITYNGKSFDWPQLETRWTLHQKELPKLRSQRQIDLLHSSKRLWKNDMERMKLKSVEEEKLGFSRIADIPGYLAPIIYLDAIKSGMPDALMKVLLHNEWDLLSLITLYSHSTNLLFEESNDESANTFTNIGKWYADLKESTQSVRILEKVTSQFDALEAGHAQYYLALQHKRNKKFNEAIDAFVASLHFIDSRKKLHALEQLAIIYEHQIKDYAQALYYTQEGIQLIKRDEKWRVEQKQKWEISWEKRLYRLGNKK, encoded by the coding sequence ATGTCATACGAAAACAAAATCCTACAAATGAAAAAAATGCTTGGTAAAAAAACTACGACACCAGTCAAACAAGAGAAGCCTGCCACATATCAAAAGCCTGAGACCCCTAGCTATACAGAGCGATGGAAAAGGGCTGGGTTGACAGTTGTAGAAAATGATTTTGGTATTGTTTTTAAACGGCAGGTGTATTATCCGTTTCATTATCAACATGGGAATTATAAGTTGCAGTCATTTTTCGAGGCACTAGCCAAATGGCAAGAGGCAAAATTTGAACATCCCTATGCACTTGATAGCAATGAACAGGTATTATTTTTCGATACGGAAACGACAGGCTTAAAGGGAGTAGGTACACAAATTTTTCTTCTCGGTTTTTTAGAGGTGTCAGATGAAAGCTTTATTTTAACGCAATACCTACTTGCAGATCCAGCACACGAAGCAGCATTACTTTTTGAATCAAAACTTTGGAAAAAAACAGCAACGGTCATTACCTACAATGGTAAAAGCTTTGACTGGCCACAGCTTGAAACGCGTTGGACGCTCCACCAAAAAGAACTACCTAAATTACGTTCACAACGACAAATCGATTTGTTGCATAGTTCGAAGCGTTTATGGAAAAATGATATGGAACGGATGAAGTTAAAATCGGTGGAAGAGGAGAAGCTTGGCTTTTCACGGATTGCGGATATTCCAGGCTATCTCGCACCTATTATTTATTTAGATGCTATTAAAAGTGGTATGCCTGATGCACTGATGAAAGTACTGCTTCATAATGAGTGGGATTTACTTTCACTAATTACACTCTATTCTCACTCCACAAACTTGTTGTTTGAGGAGTCGAATGATGAATCTGCCAATACCTTCACCAATATTGGGAAATGGTATGCAGATTTAAAGGAGAGCACTCAAAGTGTGAGGATACTGGAAAAGGTAACTTCGCAATTTGATGCACTTGAAGCAGGACATGCTCAATATTATTTGGCCTTACAACACAAAAGAAATAAAAAGTTTAATGAAGCTATTGATGCCTTTGTTGCTTCTCTTCATTTCATTGATTCACGAAAAAAGTTGCATGCCTTAGAACAGCTAGCCATAATCTATGAGCATCAGATAAAAGATTACGCACAGGCCCTTTATTATACGCAGGAAGGTATACAATTAATAAAAAGGGATGAGAAATGGAGAGTAGAACAAAAACAGAAATGGGAAATTTCTTGGGAAAAGAGATTATATCGATTAGGAAATAAGAAATAA
- a CDS encoding DUF2243 domain-containing protein translates to MYEEKKHKHENRYQYGQQNLWTGLLFGLGVVAFIDEVIFHQLLHWHHFYDKSTANIGLVSDGLFHAFSFFATIGSAFLLADLHRNHGFWVKRWLGGIFLGAGVFQLYDGIIQHKFMRLHQIRYNVEILPYDLVWNVLAAILIIIGIVLLIQTNHQKY, encoded by the coding sequence ATGTACGAAGAAAAAAAACATAAACATGAAAACCGTTATCAATATGGACAACAAAATCTGTGGACAGGCTTATTATTTGGTTTGGGTGTAGTAGCATTTATAGATGAGGTAATCTTTCATCAATTATTGCATTGGCACCATTTCTATGATAAATCTACAGCTAATATTGGATTAGTTTCTGATGGTTTATTCCATGCCTTTAGCTTTTTTGCAACAATAGGATCTGCTTTTTTACTCGCGGATCTTCATCGAAATCATGGTTTTTGGGTGAAAAGATGGCTTGGAGGTATTTTTCTGGGTGCAGGGGTGTTTCAACTATATGATGGCATTATTCAACACAAGTTCATGAGACTGCATCAAATCCGTTATAATGTTGAAATTCTACCCTATGATTTAGTTTGGAATGTACTAGCAGCAATTCTAATCATTATTGGCATAGTTTTACTCATACAAACTAACCACCAAAAGTACTAG
- a CDS encoding YggS family pyridoxal phosphate-dependent enzyme produces MVHLVEDNLTTVRKQMALACQAVGRKNEEVKLLLATKTVPLEKLKIAMEAGEMLFGENKAQELRDKFPLMEQHNQVEWHFIGHLQTNKVKYVVKYVTLIHSVDRLKLGQALHNQLVKENKTMDILVQVNTSRETSKFGVSPELALELVEQLSQFETLNIKGLMTIGKLNATNNETRHCFQLLKQLQTQIRAKEIPRVEMDILSMGMSGDFTVAIEEGATIIRVGTKVFGQRYLPDEYYWNENKLHDD; encoded by the coding sequence ATGGTTCATTTAGTTGAGGACAATCTTACAACTGTGAGGAAGCAGATGGCATTAGCTTGCCAAGCCGTGGGTCGTAAGAATGAAGAGGTCAAATTGTTACTGGCAACAAAAACGGTTCCCCTTGAAAAATTAAAGATTGCTATGGAGGCAGGTGAAATGTTGTTTGGTGAAAATAAAGCACAAGAACTTCGAGACAAATTTCCACTTATGGAACAACATAACCAAGTAGAATGGCACTTTATCGGGCATTTGCAAACGAATAAAGTTAAATATGTTGTGAAGTATGTAACCTTGATTCATTCTGTTGATCGTTTGAAATTAGGACAGGCATTACATAATCAGCTTGTGAAAGAGAATAAAACGATGGATATTTTGGTACAGGTGAATACATCTCGTGAAACAAGTAAATTTGGTGTTTCACCAGAATTAGCATTGGAGCTAGTGGAACAATTATCCCAATTTGAAACATTGAATATAAAGGGGCTAATGACGATTGGAAAATTGAATGCCACAAATAATGAAACTAGGCATTGCTTCCAATTACTAAAGCAACTTCAAACCCAAATACGTGCAAAAGAAATTCCTCGTGTTGAGATGGATATTTTATCAATGGGCATGTCTGGTGATTTCACTGTTGCCATTGAGGAGGGTGCTACGATCATAAGAGTAGGGACCAAAGTGTTTGGGCAACGCTATTTGCCAGATGAATACTATTGGAATGAAAATAAGTTACATGATGATTAA
- a CDS encoding cytochrome c oxidase assembly protein yields the protein MHSHESHIQNFSILMQLILVLPFLISLISYIVAVYYSNQHKKSWSHLRTVSWILGHLCAIITLIGPFAELTHINFSAHMVGHLLLGMLAPLLIALAAPVTLLLRTIPVKKARIISHILRNSYFSFVRNPIIASILNIGGLWLLYTTPLFNMMHESSLLFILIHVHIFLAGYLFTIAFIYIDPTPHQQSYIFRSIVLLVALTAHSILSKYIYAHPPSHVPTEQAELGAMIMYYGGDAIEIGLVYLLFYQWFKKTRGSLSAKYLPSSLN from the coding sequence TTGCATTCTCATGAATCTCATATCCAAAATTTCTCGATTCTCATGCAACTGATATTAGTTTTACCATTTCTCATTTCTCTTATCTCCTACATTGTTGCTGTTTATTATTCTAATCAGCATAAAAAAAGTTGGTCTCATTTACGCACAGTGAGTTGGATACTTGGGCATTTATGTGCCATCATCACATTAATCGGTCCATTTGCAGAGCTAACACACATAAATTTTTCAGCACATATGGTTGGTCACTTATTGCTTGGGATGCTAGCTCCACTATTAATTGCTCTAGCGGCTCCAGTGACTTTACTTTTAAGAACAATTCCAGTAAAAAAGGCTCGTATCATTTCCCATATATTGCGAAATTCTTACTTTAGCTTTGTCCGAAATCCAATCATAGCATCTATTTTAAATATAGGTGGTCTATGGTTACTCTATACTACACCGCTCTTTAACATGATGCATGAAAGCTCACTTTTATTTATTTTAATCCATGTTCATATTTTTCTAGCTGGCTATTTATTTACCATTGCTTTTATCTATATCGATCCAACTCCTCATCAGCAATCTTATATCTTTCGTTCAATCGTTTTATTAGTAGCATTAACAGCTCATTCAATATTATCCAAATATATTTATGCTCATCCCCCTAGTCATGTACCTACCGAACAGGCAGAACTTGGGGCAATGATAATGTATTATGGTGGAGATGCGATTGAAATTGGTCTCGTTTATTTACTATTTTACCAATGGTTTAAAAAAACAAGAGGTTCTTTATCAGCAAAGTACCTACCATCTAGCTTAAATTAG
- the tnpB gene encoding IS66 family insertion sequence element accessory protein TnpB (TnpB, as the term is used for proteins encoded by IS66 family insertion elements, is considered an accessory protein, since TnpC, encoded by a neighboring gene, is a DDE family transposase.) — protein sequence MKHDFTSVQNIYIICGKTDMRKGIDGLATLIQDSFELDPYSDSIFLFSGTSKDRYKCLYFDGDGFAMLYKRLDNGKLQWPKDEKEVRNLSQQELRWLLEGLSLQQPKAISKSATGVF from the coding sequence ATGAAGCATGATTTTACGAGTGTGCAAAACATCTATATCATCTGTGGCAAGACGGATATGCGAAAAGGCATTGATGGTCTCGCTACACTTATTCAGGATTCTTTTGAACTGGACCCCTATAGCGATTCCATTTTCTTATTTTCTGGAACGAGCAAAGACCGTTATAAATGTTTGTACTTTGATGGAGATGGCTTCGCTATGCTTTATAAACGATTAGATAATGGGAAACTGCAATGGCCAAAAGATGAAAAGGAAGTGCGTAACCTTTCTCAACAGGAGCTTCGCTGGCTCTTAGAAGGATTATCGCTTCAGCAGCCAAAGGCAATTTCGAAATCTGCAACAGGTGTCTTTTAA
- a CDS encoding PLP-dependent aminotransferase family protein has translation MLKVNREDKSPIWQQLLDQAIHNITTGKWPPGELLPPTRELALLVGVSRSTIQIVYEELFSRGYTVTNWRGGTRVSEWGYQAGTQEESMHQGPSTPEIPYISTAVNQLNNWFRGSEQQHIEIDFCPHEPYLDEHFRKIWRQSFLQASAVAELDTWGYGNPYGYTPLREQIQRYLTFERGVHVDIDQIILTSGAQHSIDLIAQALLHEGETVSVEDPGFPAAWMTMKYRRMNVVPVPVDEYGLQVEHIHPQSKLTFVTPSHQCAVGVILSEPRRQQLLQLAAQKQFWIVEDDYDGEFRYRGGPLPTLFSQQPQHTLYMMSFSKMVAPGIRISAVVGPKNAIRQLAQVQALTYRHLPIMEQLTLSHFIEHGHFMRHMRRARNVYRRRHEAMTKAIMATGLGKHFKLSGIETGLHMLLEAKESFEEEELTNLALTQGVRVYPLSKYCLESNRKGWVLGFAKIDEAAIEEGISRLAKILL, from the coding sequence ATGTTAAAAGTTAATCGAGAGGATAAGAGTCCTATATGGCAGCAATTGCTTGACCAAGCCATTCATAATATTACAACAGGAAAATGGCCGCCTGGAGAGCTACTACCCCCAACTAGAGAGCTTGCCTTATTAGTTGGTGTTTCACGCTCAACCATCCAAATTGTATATGAGGAGTTATTCAGCCGCGGATACACGGTTACAAATTGGCGTGGTGGAACAAGGGTAAGTGAATGGGGCTATCAAGCTGGCACACAGGAAGAATCTATGCATCAAGGACCATCCACACCAGAAATACCTTACATAAGCACAGCTGTTAATCAATTGAACAATTGGTTTAGAGGTTCAGAACAGCAACATATTGAAATTGATTTTTGTCCCCATGAGCCATACTTGGACGAGCATTTTCGGAAAATTTGGAGGCAGTCTTTTTTACAGGCATCAGCGGTTGCAGAATTAGATACATGGGGATATGGCAATCCGTATGGCTATACACCACTACGTGAACAGATTCAACGATATTTGACATTTGAAAGAGGAGTTCATGTTGATATTGATCAAATTATCTTAACTTCAGGAGCACAGCATAGTATCGATTTAATTGCTCAGGCGCTTTTACATGAAGGCGAAACAGTTTCTGTTGAAGACCCTGGATTTCCCGCTGCATGGATGACAATGAAATATCGGCGTATGAACGTTGTCCCTGTTCCTGTTGACGAGTACGGCTTACAAGTTGAGCACATTCATCCACAATCAAAACTTACTTTTGTTACACCTTCCCATCAGTGTGCAGTCGGCGTTATTTTGTCAGAACCTCGCAGACAGCAATTGCTACAACTGGCTGCCCAAAAGCAATTTTGGATTGTAGAAGATGATTATGATGGTGAATTTAGGTATCGCGGTGGCCCACTTCCTACTTTATTTAGTCAGCAGCCCCAACATACATTGTATATGATGAGTTTTTCAAAAATGGTGGCTCCTGGTATACGAATTTCTGCAGTTGTTGGCCCCAAAAACGCTATTCGCCAGCTTGCACAGGTACAAGCTTTAACCTATCGCCATCTTCCAATTATGGAGCAACTAACGCTTTCCCATTTTATTGAACATGGTCATTTTATGCGTCATATGAGGAGAGCTAGAAATGTCTATCGCAGAAGACATGAGGCTATGACAAAGGCCATTATGGCAACAGGTCTCGGTAAACATTTTAAATTAAGCGGTATTGAAACCGGTCTTCATATGCTTCTCGAAGCCAAAGAATCATTTGAAGAAGAGGAACTGACAAATCTAGCGTTGACACAAGGAGTCCGTGTTTATCCACTTAGCAAATATTGTTTGGAAAGCAATCGTAAAGGATGGGTACTAGGATTTGCTAAAATAGACGAGGCAGCGATTGAAGAAGGGATTAGTCGATTGGCAAAGATCTTATTATAA
- a CDS encoding pyridoxamine 5'-phosphate oxidase family protein yields MMDVRYKIREVLDMNKIDAFLKHARIGHLGMVDGQQPYVVPLNFVWSNGNIYFHGAGGGRRNKVIHENSEVCFTVCEEYGTITNPVPAKTDTAYMSVMIFGEAKPVVNLDEATYMLQEMIDKYVPGYYKRPLSKQHVEKYQSAVFGGSVQVYRIDPKHISAKENPIEEGKMFQTE; encoded by the coding sequence ATGATGGATGTACGCTACAAAATTAGAGAAGTATTAGATATGAACAAGATCGATGCATTTTTAAAGCATGCTCGTATTGGGCATCTTGGAATGGTTGATGGCCAGCAACCGTATGTAGTTCCGCTGAATTTTGTTTGGTCGAATGGAAATATTTATTTTCATGGTGCTGGTGGTGGGCGAAGAAATAAAGTGATTCATGAGAATTCGGAAGTTTGTTTTACTGTATGTGAGGAATATGGAACAATCACTAATCCTGTACCTGCCAAAACAGATACGGCATATATGAGTGTCATGATTTTTGGCGAGGCAAAGCCTGTTGTCAATTTAGATGAAGCTACATATATGCTGCAAGAGATGATTGATAAATATGTACCTGGGTACTATAAACGCCCATTGTCCAAACAACATGTAGAGAAATACCAATCTGCAGTATTTGGTGGTTCTGTACAAGTCTACAGAATTGATCCAAAACATATAAGCGCAAAAGAAAATCCGATTGAGGAAGGGAAAATGTTCCAAACTGAATAA
- a CDS encoding benzoate/H(+) symporter BenE family transporter produces MNETQNSWRVHDLLSPTIAAFISVIVNYGGTFILVFQAAKVAGLSPEMTASWIWSISIGVGITGIWLSYRYREPIITAWSTPGVAFLVSALAVTPYAEAIGAYMISAMGFIILGLTGMFERFVRLIPPGIASGLLAGILLQFGISAFGGAKVDPLLVIILFITYVILRRFTSRYAIVGILLTGLIYLISMGQADFGNIKLALASPVFVAPEFSLHALLGVALPLFIITLTGQYMPGMLVLRNDGFKTSANPILIITGLGSLLTAPFGSHAFNIAAITAAICTGKDAHEDSRKRYIAGIICGIFYIIVGIFGVTLAALFLILPATFIATLAGLALLGTIGSSLANALINPEGRETALITFLATAANVTLLGVGGAFWGLVAGLGAHLLTNGQLLKKQQNTNSVQQTK; encoded by the coding sequence TTGAACGAAACACAAAATTCATGGCGTGTTCATGATTTACTATCACCTACCATAGCTGCTTTTATATCTGTCATTGTCAACTACGGGGGTACTTTTATTCTTGTCTTTCAGGCTGCTAAGGTTGCTGGTCTTAGTCCAGAAATGACTGCATCTTGGATATGGTCAATTTCTATCGGGGTTGGAATAACTGGCATATGGTTAAGTTACCGCTACCGCGAACCAATTATTACAGCTTGGTCAACACCTGGTGTAGCATTTCTTGTTTCAGCATTGGCAGTTACCCCCTATGCGGAAGCGATAGGGGCTTATATGATTTCTGCTATGGGATTTATTATTTTAGGATTAACAGGAATGTTCGAGCGTTTTGTCCGGCTTATTCCACCAGGCATTGCTTCTGGACTTCTTGCCGGTATATTATTACAGTTTGGTATTTCAGCATTTGGCGGAGCAAAAGTTGATCCTTTGCTTGTCATTATTCTATTTATTACGTATGTCATTTTAAGAAGATTTACATCTAGATATGCAATCGTAGGCATTTTGCTTACAGGATTAATTTATTTGATAAGTATGGGTCAGGCAGACTTTGGCAATATCAAATTAGCCCTTGCATCACCAGTATTTGTTGCACCAGAGTTTTCGCTTCATGCCTTATTAGGGGTTGCGCTGCCACTTTTTATTATTACTTTGACTGGTCAATATATGCCAGGGATGTTAGTACTGCGAAATGACGGATTTAAAACGAGCGCAAATCCAATTTTGATCATTACAGGATTAGGCTCACTCCTAACAGCTCCATTTGGCTCTCACGCCTTTAATATAGCAGCTATTACCGCCGCAATTTGTACTGGAAAAGACGCTCACGAAGATTCAAGGAAACGTTATATTGCTGGTATCATCTGTGGTATTTTTTATATAATTGTTGGTATTTTTGGCGTCACTTTGGCTGCTTTGTTTTTAATTCTCCCTGCAACATTTATTGCTACACTAGCGGGCTTAGCATTGCTCGGTACAATAGGGAGTAGCCTTGCAAATGCCTTGATAAATCCCGAAGGACGTGAAACAGCACTAATTACATTTTTGGCTACAGCCGCAAATGTTACATTACTTGGAGTAGGAGGTGCGTTCTGGGGACTTGTAGCAGGGTTAGGCGCTCATTTATTGACAAATGGTCAGTTGCTAAAGAAACAACAAAATACGAATAGTGTGCAACAAACTAAATAA
- the glyA gene encoding serine hydroxymethyltransferase — protein MRYLEQQDRAISNAIQQELSRQRDNIELIASENFVSQAVMEASGTILTNKYAEGYPGRRFYAGCEHVDIVEELAIQRVKELFGAEHANVQPHSGAQANMAVYYASVKSGDTILGMDLSHGGHLTHGSPVNFSGKFYNFVPYGVDKETGRIDFDHVRKLAHQHRPRMIVAGASAYPRMIDFELFAQIANEVGALFFVDMAHIAGIVAAGLHPNPLPHAHFVTTTTHKTLRGPRGGIVMCRKSWAQAIDKAIFPGLQGGPLMHIVAAKAIAFGEALNPDFKRYIKNVLENAKVLADTFISEGLTVVSGGTDNHIILLDLRTVGLTGKEAEAILDEVGITANKNTIPHDTANPLVTSGIRFGTPAITTRGLGPKEMKEIAQFIALALKNPKNTTVKNQILDSVREITSQFPLYEGLN, from the coding sequence ATGAGATATTTAGAGCAGCAAGACAGGGCGATAAGTAATGCCATCCAGCAAGAGCTTTCACGACAACGGGATAACATCGAGTTAATTGCCTCAGAGAATTTTGTCAGTCAGGCGGTTATGGAGGCATCTGGGACAATACTTACCAATAAGTACGCAGAGGGGTATCCAGGGCGTAGATTTTACGCAGGCTGTGAGCATGTAGATATTGTTGAAGAGCTTGCCATTCAGCGTGTGAAAGAGCTGTTTGGTGCTGAACATGCGAATGTACAGCCACATTCTGGGGCACAGGCCAATATGGCGGTTTATTATGCTTCTGTCAAATCAGGAGATACAATCTTGGGCATGGATTTATCGCATGGGGGACATCTCACACATGGTAGTCCCGTGAATTTTTCAGGAAAATTCTATAATTTTGTTCCTTATGGTGTAGATAAAGAAACAGGGCGAATTGATTTTGATCATGTCCGAAAGCTAGCTCATCAGCATAGACCGCGTATGATTGTTGCTGGTGCCAGTGCCTATCCAAGAATGATTGATTTTGAGTTATTCGCTCAAATTGCGAACGAGGTTGGTGCCCTTTTCTTTGTGGATATGGCACATATTGCAGGGATTGTCGCTGCTGGGCTACATCCTAATCCTTTACCACATGCTCATTTTGTAACCACGACTACCCATAAAACGTTACGTGGACCAAGAGGGGGTATTGTTATGTGCCGTAAATCTTGGGCACAAGCAATTGATAAAGCTATTTTCCCGGGATTACAGGGGGGGCCTCTTATGCATATCGTCGCCGCAAAAGCCATTGCGTTTGGAGAGGCACTAAATCCAGATTTTAAGAGATATATCAAGAACGTACTGGAAAATGCCAAAGTATTAGCGGATACATTTATAAGTGAAGGATTAACCGTTGTCTCAGGAGGAACAGATAATCATATTATCTTACTTGATTTGCGTACGGTTGGGCTTACTGGTAAAGAAGCTGAAGCAATACTCGATGAAGTGGGCATTACAGCAAATAAAAATACTATCCCTCATGATACAGCCAATCCATTAGTTACTAGTGGGATTCGATTTGGTACGCCTGCAATTACAACTAGGGGATTGGGGCCAAAGGAAATGAAGGAAATTGCTCAATTTATTGCACTGGCCCTAAAAAATCCTAAGAATACAACGGTTAAAAATCAAATATTGGATAGTGTGAGAGAAATCACATCTCAATTTCCTTTATATGAAGGACTTAATTAA
- the gpsB gene encoding cell division regulator GpsB, translating into MDIKLTSKMILEKEFKKNFKGYNVEEVDSFLDEIIQDYETFEKVVAQLREENRQLREEIDSTPKRQPVASTAGTTNFDILKRLSNLEKHVFGSKLYE; encoded by the coding sequence ATGGACATTAAATTAACGTCAAAAATGATCCTTGAAAAGGAATTTAAGAAAAATTTTAAAGGCTACAATGTAGAAGAAGTCGATTCATTTCTTGATGAAATTATTCAAGATTATGAAACTTTTGAAAAAGTGGTGGCCCAACTACGTGAAGAGAACAGACAGCTTAGAGAAGAAATTGATAGTACTCCTAAAAGACAACCAGTTGCATCGACAGCTGGTACGACAAACTTTGATATTTTAAAACGTCTTTCGAATTTGGAAAAACATGTATTTGGCAGTAAGTTATACGAATAA
- a CDS encoding MazG nucleotide pyrophosphohydrolase domain-containing protein, whose translation MNISNMQRYVRQFSEEKGFTVNTIQTRMLYLVTEIGELAQEILSISFQPTEEKVRLTKENIGLEMYDVIFNVVDLANQLDIDLEEAFQKKMEINKYRTWFE comes from the coding sequence ATGAATATTTCAAATATGCAAAGATATGTTAGACAATTTAGTGAGGAAAAAGGATTTACTGTCAATACAATTCAAACTAGAATGCTATATTTAGTTACTGAGATTGGAGAGTTAGCTCAAGAAATTTTAAGTATTTCCTTTCAACCAACAGAGGAGAAGGTCCGACTAACAAAAGAAAATATTGGCTTGGAGATGTATGACGTAATTTTTAATGTAGTAGATCTAGCCAATCAATTAGATATTGATCTAGAGGAAGCATTTCAAAAAAAGATGGAGATCAATAAGTACAGAACTTGGTTTGAATAA
- a CDS encoding pyridoxamine 5'-phosphate oxidase family protein, giving the protein MEPAAIRMSKRACTDERQINDFLENAHTAFLGLVDDNMPYVIPLNFVYKDGIFYFHGANKGKKIDIMNSNVNACMTISDNYGTMVDPTPAKTDTAYMSVIANGKVEIVTDLDEATVAMQSMLDKYVPNYYKAPLSKTHIDKYQSSLGSKTVIFKIKPLNLTAKEHRLNEQLKFYPGRFVTQDLR; this is encoded by the coding sequence ATGGAACCAGCAGCAATTCGAATGTCAAAAAGAGCCTGTACAGATGAAAGACAAATCAATGATTTTTTAGAAAATGCTCATACTGCTTTTCTTGGACTAGTTGATGATAACATGCCATATGTTATACCATTAAATTTTGTATATAAGGATGGAATTTTTTATTTTCATGGGGCAAATAAAGGAAAGAAAATAGACATCATGAATAGTAATGTGAATGCATGTATGACAATTAGTGATAATTATGGCACAATGGTAGATCCAACTCCTGCCAAAACGGATACAGCTTACATGAGTGTCATTGCAAATGGTAAAGTAGAAATTGTCACTGATTTAGATGAAGCAACTGTTGCCATGCAAAGTATGCTGGATAAATATGTACCAAACTATTATAAAGCCCCTTTATCGAAAACTCATATTGATAAATACCAATCATCCTTAGGAAGTAAAACGGTTATTTTTAAAATAAAGCCACTAAATTTGACCGCAAAGGAACACCGATTAAATGAACAACTAAAATTTTATCCGGGAAGATTCGTTACACAGGATTTGAGGTAA